A stretch of Paenibacillus mucilaginosus 3016 DNA encodes these proteins:
- a CDS encoding Calx-beta domain-containing protein → MMMKELKVLQPQSLRRKLGVMLLASAMLIPYGGSSVSHAESPAGQFTFESDYYTAGEDAGIVTLTVRREGGASGEASVDYTTADSSAYAESDYGPGSGTLVFADGETVKTVDVAIYDDGETEGDESFSVLLSNPTAGAELGTYSSAAVSIADNDSWIPDPPSVLSFDPVSYTVGESEGYVGLQVVRSGGAADNISVQYAASGGSAGEDQDYSAFSGTLNFAPGERLAVLQVPILDDSEHEENESFSVSLFGASGETSIESGTAEVTIADNDPYVPDQPGEFQLESAAYTVDEGSGTAPIRVLRHGGADGEVAVDYRIESGTAAEGADFGGTGGQLYFGDGETEKWIEAPVYEDAVHEGNEQFAVLLTSASNGGVLGSLVRSDVTIQDNDPSSRIEFSAYTKSAYEEDGTVTLTVTRTGSTNEAASVQYATKDHTALDGRDYRAASGTLEFAAGEASKTLTVSLLDDGIKEYYEYFAVELSSPGGAELGERPRMIVSLYDRDPIYWPSPWPWPRY, encoded by the coding sequence ATGATGATGAAAGAATTGAAGGTTCTGCAGCCGCAGTCCCTGCGCCGCAAGCTCGGCGTAATGCTGCTGGCATCCGCGATGCTCATTCCTTACGGCGGAAGCTCTGTTTCTCATGCCGAATCGCCGGCAGGGCAATTTACGTTCGAGAGCGACTATTATACGGCTGGGGAAGATGCCGGCATCGTTACATTGACCGTCCGCAGAGAGGGCGGCGCAAGCGGGGAGGCGTCCGTTGATTACACGACGGCAGACAGTTCGGCCTATGCGGAGAGCGACTATGGTCCGGGCTCCGGCACCCTTGTCTTCGCGGACGGCGAGACGGTGAAGACGGTCGATGTCGCCATCTACGACGACGGCGAGACGGAAGGGGACGAATCGTTCTCCGTGCTGCTGTCGAATCCGACAGCCGGTGCCGAGCTCGGCACCTATTCTTCGGCCGCTGTATCCATTGCCGACAACGACAGCTGGATTCCGGATCCGCCGAGCGTGCTTTCGTTCGATCCCGTTTCTTATACGGTTGGAGAATCCGAAGGCTATGTGGGGCTGCAGGTGGTCCGCTCGGGCGGCGCGGCGGACAACATCTCGGTCCAGTATGCGGCATCCGGCGGCTCTGCGGGCGAAGACCAGGATTATTCGGCGTTCAGCGGCACCCTGAACTTCGCGCCGGGCGAGCGTCTGGCCGTGCTCCAGGTTCCGATCCTCGACGACAGCGAGCACGAGGAGAACGAGTCGTTCTCCGTCTCGCTGTTTGGGGCCAGCGGCGAAACGTCCATCGAATCGGGCACGGCGGAGGTCACCATCGCCGATAACGATCCTTATGTACCTGACCAGCCGGGCGAGTTCCAGCTGGAGTCGGCCGCTTACACCGTCGACGAAGGAAGCGGTACAGCGCCGATCCGGGTGCTCCGCCATGGCGGCGCTGACGGGGAGGTTGCGGTCGATTACCGCATAGAGAGCGGTACGGCGGCCGAAGGAGCCGACTTCGGAGGCACCGGCGGACAGCTTTATTTTGGCGATGGGGAGACGGAAAAGTGGATTGAGGCGCCTGTCTATGAAGATGCGGTGCATGAAGGAAACGAACAGTTCGCCGTCCTGCTGACATCGGCGTCGAACGGAGGGGTGCTGGGCTCCCTCGTCCGCAGCGACGTGACGATTCAGGATAACGACCCTTCCAGCCGGATCGAGTTCAGCGCGTATACCAAGAGCGCTTATGAGGAGGACGGTACGGTGACGCTGACCGTCACGCGCACGGGCAGCACGAATGAAGCGGCGAGCGTCCAGTACGCGACGAAGGACCACACCGCTTTGGACGGCCGCGATTACCGTGCCGCGTCCGGTACGCTGGAGTTCGCAGCGGGCGAAGCTTCGAAGACGCTGACCGTGTCCCTGCTCGACGACGGGATCAAAGAATACTACGAGTATTTTGCCGTGGAACTGTCGAGCCCGGGCGGCGCTGAACTCGGGGAGCG